The Candidatus Binatia bacterium genome window below encodes:
- a CDS encoding biopolymer transporter ExbD — protein MPEGDDVEGDGIVAEINITPLTDIFLVLLIIFMVTSSAMVESGPSVNLPEAGATSSDSKGVVVTVDETESLFVDGAPTDREALSAALRSAIAESDNKRVVLQGDRTVILADVVYILDEARNAGATEVAIAATRKK, from the coding sequence TTGCCTGAGGGGGATGATGTTGAAGGCGACGGTATCGTCGCTGAGATCAACATCACGCCGCTCACCGATATCTTCCTCGTTCTGCTGATCATCTTCATGGTCACTAGTTCGGCGATGGTCGAGTCGGGACCGAGCGTGAACCTGCCCGAAGCCGGAGCCACGTCTTCGGACAGCAAGGGCGTGGTCGTGACGGTGGACGAGACCGAGAGTCTGTTCGTCGACGGCGCCCCGACGGATCGCGAGGCTCTAAGCGCGGCTCTCCGGAGTGCGATTGCAGAAAGTGACAACAAGCGCGTCGTATTGCAGGGCGATCGCACGGTGATCCTGGCCGACGTGGTCTACATCCTGGACGAAGCGCGGAACGCGGGTGCCACCGAAGTGGCGATCGCCGCCACGCGCAAGAAGTAG
- a CDS encoding MotA/TolQ/ExbB proton channel family protein, translated as MFDAVTLLDLVQQGWYSTYPLLACSVVALAIAGERLWALRGLDARMISLSKQVGFLMRRGDTEGAEDLLDREGADLPLGEVYRHLLSHARTTPVEDLLAIADGYRLDQSQGLRRNIWILGTIGSAAPFIGLFGTVVGIMRAFHSMAQAGAGGFAVVAAGISEALVATALGLGVAILAVAVYNYFMVRLGELATTMRVGVTRFIDGVCAHRGHSGSRQVA; from the coding sequence ATGTTCGACGCCGTGACGCTTCTCGATCTGGTCCAGCAGGGCTGGTACTCGACCTATCCGCTCCTGGCCTGCTCGGTCGTCGCACTGGCAATCGCCGGCGAGCGATTGTGGGCCCTACGTGGCCTCGATGCCCGGATGATCTCGCTTTCCAAGCAGGTCGGATTTCTGATGCGCCGTGGAGACACCGAGGGCGCGGAGGATCTTCTCGACCGCGAAGGGGCAGACCTCCCGCTCGGCGAGGTCTACCGACACCTGCTTTCCCATGCCCGGACGACTCCCGTGGAAGATCTGCTTGCAATCGCCGACGGGTATCGCCTCGACCAGTCGCAGGGGCTTCGGCGCAACATTTGGATCCTCGGCACGATCGGGAGCGCGGCGCCCTTCATCGGCCTGTTCGGGACCGTCGTCGGCATCATGCGGGCCTTCCACAGCATGGCGCAAGCGGGCGCGGGCGGCTTTGCCGTCGTCGCCGCCGGTATCTCGGAAGCACTCGTTGCGACCGCTCTGGGCCTGGGCGTCGCGATCCTGGCGGTCGCGGTTTACAACTATTTTATGGTGAGGCTCGGAGAGCTCGCGACAACCATGCGTGTTGGTGTGACCCGGTTCATCGACGGCGTCTGCGCGCACAGGGGGCATAGTGGCAGTCGGCAGGTTGCCTGA
- a CDS encoding aminopeptidase P N-terminal domain-containing protein: MSTATDGLPPFDFAARRAQVLDQIGDGIAVFRAPPLAVHANDVEYRYRPKSNFFYLTGFGEADAVAVLDGSAEAEKFVLFVQPRDPNREQWTGSRAGVEGAIEQFGADAAYPMEQLPRQLIPRITHAGALHYRLGHDEAFNHRLLEMAKTAWASRPRTANDQPTSLIDSGPLVYELRLKKSEQEIAWLQGAIDIAAQAHIAALKETRPGQSEYEIEALVEYTFRRRGASGWAYPSIIAGGSNATVLHYIDNEGPLRDGELLLIDAGCELGYYCADITRTFPIGRDFAPAQRRIYDLVLASQEAAIDVVRPGATVDEVHERAVEVLVEGLLSLDLIPGADVATAVAADDYKKFYMHRTSHWLGMDVHDVGAYNVGGSPRPLEPGMVLTVEPGLYFAPSVDGVPDEYRGIGIRIEDDVLVTDDGCSVLSAAVPKQPDEMLALRG, translated from the coding sequence ATGAGCACTGCGACCGATGGACTTCCCCCGTTCGACTTCGCCGCCCGGCGCGCGCAAGTCCTCGACCAGATCGGGGACGGCATCGCCGTCTTCCGCGCGCCGCCGCTCGCAGTGCACGCGAACGACGTGGAGTACCGCTACCGCCCCAAATCGAACTTCTTCTACCTCACCGGGTTCGGCGAGGCCGATGCCGTCGCCGTCTTGGATGGTTCGGCGGAGGCGGAGAAGTTCGTCCTGTTCGTCCAACCGCGCGATCCCAATCGTGAACAGTGGACCGGCTCGCGTGCAGGCGTCGAAGGCGCGATCGAACAGTTCGGCGCCGACGCCGCCTATCCTATGGAGCAACTGCCCCGACAACTGATCCCGCGCATAACGCACGCGGGAGCACTGCACTACCGACTGGGCCACGACGAGGCGTTCAATCATCGGCTCCTCGAGATGGCGAAGACTGCGTGGGCGTCTCGGCCGCGCACCGCAAACGACCAACCGACATCCCTCATCGACTCCGGGCCCCTCGTCTACGAGCTACGGCTCAAGAAGTCCGAACAAGAGATCGCGTGGCTCCAGGGTGCGATCGACATCGCGGCGCAAGCCCACATCGCAGCACTTAAAGAGACACGCCCGGGCCAGTCCGAGTACGAGATCGAGGCGCTCGTGGAGTACACCTTCCGGCGCCGCGGCGCTTCCGGCTGGGCGTACCCCTCGATCATCGCCGGCGGCTCGAACGCGACGGTGCTCCACTACATCGACAACGAGGGGCCGCTGCGAGACGGCGAGCTCCTGCTGATCGATGCCGGCTGCGAGCTCGGATACTACTGCGCCGACATCACCCGGACATTTCCCATCGGTCGCGACTTCGCCCCCGCGCAGAGGCGCATCTACGATCTCGTGCTCGCCTCGCAGGAGGCCGCCATCGATGTAGTCCGCCCGGGAGCCACAGTAGACGAAGTGCACGAGCGTGCCGTCGAAGTCCTGGTCGAGGGGCTCCTGTCTCTCGATCTGATTCCCGGCGCCGACGTGGCGACAGCCGTAGCAGCCGACGACTACAAGAAGTTCTACATGCACCGGACCAGCCACTGGCTCGGCATGGACGTCCACGACGTCGGCGCATACAACGTCGGCGGCTCGCCTCGGCCCCTCGAGCCCGGCATGGTGCTCACGGTCGAGCCGGGGCTGTACTTCGCCCCGTCGGTGGACGGCGTGCCTGACGAATACCGAGGAATCGGCATCCGAATCGAGGACGACGTGCTCGTCACCGACGACGGCTGTTCGGTGCTCTCCGCTGCGGTACCGAAGCAGCCCGATGAGATGCTCGCGCTGCGCGGCTAA
- a CDS encoding leucyl aminopeptidase, with protein sequence MDIRRDKGAPERLRCDLLVVPVRSGFAKASDVAALDRATDGRLLREAKKRRHDISKRGAVFVYQTHGELPAEQIALIGVGGAVKDEPSKEVWRRLAGQGVDLARRSRCKGVAFSVAQSDAKSTAAGAIAEGVLLATHPVRNYKSGRGTSDLTSCSIVGVPATRAVTDALSRSRAIAEATGFARDLINEPAAVVTPAHLGQVAQKMKKEFGLAVRVLGKRELSRMKMGAILAVGQASVNEPRLIELVYTPPKGARGARRGPIALVGKGVTFDSGGLSLKPPGNMEIQKRDMAGAAAVLGAMRAVARLQPAVEVRGYIASAENMPGGNAYRPGDVLHTHSGRTVEVLNTDAEGRLVLADALAWAASGAGSATRPRYMVDVATLTGAVTVALGRSIAGIMGTEPALIQHLIESGRDAGEPMWELPLVDEYVPAMDSLVADMKNIGDGTAGSIFGGLFLREFVGGVPWAHLDIAAVAFADKAQPYIPRGAVGWGVRSLVGMVERIAAAR encoded by the coding sequence ATGGACATCCGACGAGACAAGGGCGCCCCCGAAAGACTTCGCTGTGACCTGCTGGTGGTTCCGGTTCGTAGTGGCTTTGCAAAGGCCTCCGACGTCGCCGCGCTCGACCGTGCGACGGACGGACGCCTGCTGCGGGAGGCGAAGAAGCGTCGTCACGACATCAGCAAGCGTGGCGCGGTTTTCGTGTATCAGACGCACGGAGAGCTACCTGCCGAGCAGATCGCGCTGATCGGCGTCGGCGGAGCCGTGAAGGATGAGCCATCGAAAGAGGTTTGGCGTCGCCTCGCGGGGCAGGGCGTCGATCTCGCGCGCCGCTCCCGCTGCAAGGGCGTTGCGTTCTCGGTCGCGCAATCAGATGCGAAGTCGACGGCTGCCGGCGCCATCGCCGAGGGCGTCCTGCTCGCGACGCACCCGGTTCGGAACTACAAGTCGGGGCGCGGCACGAGTGATCTCACCTCGTGCTCGATCGTGGGTGTGCCGGCGACGCGCGCCGTCACCGATGCGCTGAGTCGTTCGCGGGCTATCGCCGAAGCGACGGGCTTCGCCCGAGATCTCATCAATGAGCCGGCGGCGGTGGTGACGCCGGCGCATCTCGGGCAGGTTGCCCAGAAGATGAAGAAGGAGTTCGGTCTCGCCGTGCGTGTGCTGGGCAAGCGCGAACTGTCCCGCATGAAGATGGGCGCGATCCTCGCGGTCGGGCAGGCTAGTGTGAATGAGCCTCGCCTCATCGAACTCGTCTATACGCCGCCAAAAGGAGCACGTGGCGCGCGCCGCGGTCCGATCGCCCTGGTCGGCAAGGGCGTGACGTTCGACTCGGGCGGCCTCTCGCTGAAGCCTCCCGGCAACATGGAGATCCAGAAGCGGGACATGGCGGGCGCGGCCGCCGTTCTGGGTGCGATGCGTGCCGTCGCGCGGCTTCAGCCCGCCGTCGAAGTCCGCGGGTACATCGCGTCGGCGGAGAACATGCCGGGCGGGAATGCCTACCGGCCCGGCGACGTGCTGCATACGCATTCGGGCCGTACCGTCGAGGTGTTGAACACGGATGCCGAGGGACGTCTCGTCCTGGCGGACGCTCTGGCCTGGGCGGCCAGCGGTGCCGGCTCTGCGACGCGGCCACGCTACATGGTGGACGTGGCCACGCTGACGGGCGCGGTGACCGTCGCGCTCGGTCGTTCGATCGCCGGTATCATGGGAACGGAGCCCGCTTTGATCCAGCACCTCATCGAGTCCGGTAGGGATGCAGGCGAGCCTATGTGGGAACTGCCCCTCGTCGACGAGTACGTGCCGGCGATGGATAGTCTAGTCGCCGACATGAAGAACATCGGGGACGGAACCGCCGGTTCGATCTTCGGTGGCCTCTTCCTTCGGGAGTTCGTCGGAGGCGTCCCGTGGGCCCATCTGGACATCGCGGCCGTGGCGTTTGCGGACAAGGCACAGCCGTACATTCCGCGTGGTGCCGTCGGCTGGGGTGTCCGGAGCCTCGTCGGAATGGTCGAACGCATCGCCGCTGCGCGTTAG
- a CDS encoding serine protein kinase — MASDKETFARMIQEDRDAHASDSWSGTFLEYLEKVRDDPTLPKLAHSRLYETISREGSEDIHLTDDVGAQRLYKDEPLKVYNFFRDEFFGIERTVAQIVRYFHSAALKGEESRQVLYLMGPVGSGKSSLVEKIQRGLEQAEPFHAIAGSSMHEEPLQLIPRHLRKEFEKMLGVHIEGDVSPVTRHRLELEFGGRYEDFPVELKRFSKQNRIGIGVVPPVDPNNQDTSVLIGSEDISKLDQYSEGDPRVLDLNGALNVGNRGVVEFIEVFKNETEYLHAMITATQEKVIPAPGRHGMVHVDTVIIAHSNEAEWQRFRADHTNEAILDRIVVVKVPYNLRLSEEVKIYQKIIRDSDFRAHVAPHTLEAASMFALLSRLEPTAKCDLMTKLKLYNGEEVVEKGRTKKIDVRELREEAKREGMSGISTRFTMKALDNALSDNIDGNCINPINVREALITMVKEGDLADDVRKHYLELLQDVLHKEYLEILEKEVTKAFVYSYQEQAESLFNNYLDHAEAYVNKTKVKDQNTKEELQPDESFLKSIEEQIAIIGSASDGFRQEVIAYLWAGSRRGERISYKSYEPLKEAIEKKLMTSVRDISRIITKARTRDEEQTQKYNAMVSNLLDHGYCESCVDVVMKYAANNLWKD; from the coding sequence ATGGCTAGCGACAAGGAAACCTTCGCGCGAATGATCCAGGAAGATCGCGACGCACACGCGAGCGACTCCTGGAGCGGTACCTTTCTCGAGTATCTCGAAAAAGTTCGAGACGACCCAACCCTCCCGAAGCTCGCGCACTCACGCCTCTACGAGACCATCTCTCGCGAAGGCAGCGAGGACATCCATCTCACGGACGATGTCGGCGCGCAGCGACTCTACAAGGACGAGCCGCTCAAGGTCTACAACTTCTTCCGAGACGAGTTCTTCGGAATCGAGCGGACCGTCGCGCAGATCGTGCGCTACTTCCACTCCGCCGCGCTCAAAGGCGAGGAAAGTCGACAGGTGCTCTACCTGATGGGCCCGGTGGGGTCCGGCAAGAGCTCACTGGTCGAGAAGATCCAGCGCGGGCTCGAACAGGCCGAGCCGTTTCACGCGATCGCCGGTTCCAGCATGCACGAAGAACCGCTGCAGTTGATCCCACGCCACCTGCGCAAAGAGTTCGAGAAGATGCTCGGCGTACACATCGAGGGCGACGTCTCCCCGGTCACGCGCCATCGTCTCGAACTTGAATTCGGCGGCAGGTACGAAGACTTCCCGGTCGAGCTCAAGCGATTCTCCAAGCAAAACCGCATCGGCATCGGCGTCGTCCCGCCCGTCGATCCCAACAACCAGGATACGTCGGTACTCATCGGCAGTGAGGACATCTCCAAACTCGATCAGTATTCCGAAGGCGACCCGCGGGTCCTCGACCTGAACGGCGCGCTCAACGTGGGCAACCGGGGTGTCGTCGAGTTCATCGAGGTCTTCAAGAACGAGACGGAATACCTGCACGCGATGATTACCGCGACGCAGGAGAAGGTCATCCCCGCGCCGGGACGGCACGGCATGGTCCACGTCGACACGGTGATAATTGCCCACTCCAACGAGGCGGAGTGGCAGCGCTTCCGCGCCGACCATACGAACGAGGCCATCCTCGACCGTATCGTGGTCGTGAAGGTTCCCTACAACCTTCGCCTCTCCGAGGAAGTGAAAATCTACCAGAAGATCATCCGCGACTCGGACTTCCGGGCGCACGTGGCGCCACACACTCTCGAAGCAGCCTCGATGTTCGCCCTCCTCTCGCGCCTGGAGCCGACGGCCAAGTGCGACTTGATGACGAAGCTGAAGCTCTACAACGGCGAAGAAGTGGTGGAGAAAGGACGCACCAAGAAGATCGACGTCCGCGAGCTTCGAGAAGAAGCCAAACGCGAGGGCATGAGCGGCATCTCGACGCGCTTCACCATGAAGGCGCTCGACAACGCCCTGTCCGACAATATCGACGGAAACTGCATCAACCCCATCAACGTGCGTGAAGCCCTCATCACCATGGTCAAGGAAGGTGACCTCGCCGACGACGTTCGCAAGCATTATCTCGAACTCCTGCAGGACGTGCTCCACAAGGAGTACCTCGAGATCCTCGAGAAAGAGGTCACCAAAGCATTCGTCTACTCGTATCAAGAGCAGGCGGAGTCGCTCTTCAACAACTACCTCGACCACGCCGAGGCCTACGTGAACAAGACGAAGGTCAAGGATCAAAACACCAAAGAAGAGCTGCAGCCCGACGAGAGCTTCCTGAAATCGATCGAAGAACAGATCGCGATCATCGGCTCGGCGTCCGACGGGTTCCGACAAGAAGTCATTGCCTACCTCTGGGCCGGCTCCCGGCGCGGAGAGCGCATCTCCTACAAGAGCTACGAGCCGCTCAAGGAAGCGATCGAAAAGAAGCTCATGACCTCGGTCCGCGACATCTCGCGGATCATCACGAAGGCACGAACCCGCGACGAGGAGCAGACCCAGAAGTACAACGCGATGGTCTCCAACCTCCTCGATCACGGCTACTGCGAAAGCTGCGTCGACGTCGTCATGAAGTACGCAGCCAACAATCTCTGGAAGGACTGA
- a CDS encoding DUF444 family protein yields MATGAIFRPFRHSEAERSDRSAGDRLRHRQKIRESIRDNIADIIAEESIIGQRKDRVVKVPIRGIKEYRFVYGENESAVAEGDGDVQEGQVVGQADGEGQGDGDKAGDKAGQDIYETDVTLEELIEIMFEDLELPDLERRALKQIPAERTTKRKGYRQVGIRVRLDKRRTARQRVKRVLATRGRMDDPDLPTNTEGTGRYPFHTDDLTYRHVIPDLRNESNAVVICIMDTSGSMDTMKKYLARSYFFLLFNFIATKYLSVELVFVAHHTEAREVTEDEFFHKAESGGTFISSGYQKALDIIDERYHPSLWNIYAFHCSDGDNFDSDNSAAMRCAKQLADVSNLFGYGEIKPLGSRYYESSMLSLFRRLDADNFQTVVIEKKEDIWPAFRSFLSKDRAGLITEKAPEEAAEV; encoded by the coding sequence GTGGCCACCGGAGCAATTTTCCGCCCCTTCCGGCATTCCGAAGCCGAACGTAGCGATCGGAGCGCCGGCGACCGCCTGCGCCATCGCCAGAAGATCCGCGAGTCGATCCGCGACAACATCGCGGACATCATCGCCGAAGAGTCCATCATCGGCCAGCGCAAGGACCGGGTCGTCAAAGTCCCCATCCGCGGCATCAAGGAGTACCGGTTCGTCTACGGAGAGAACGAGTCCGCGGTCGCCGAGGGCGACGGCGACGTCCAGGAAGGCCAGGTCGTCGGGCAGGCCGATGGCGAGGGCCAGGGCGACGGGGACAAGGCCGGCGACAAGGCCGGCCAAGACATCTACGAGACAGACGTCACCCTCGAGGAGCTCATCGAGATCATGTTCGAAGATCTCGAACTTCCGGACCTCGAGCGACGTGCGCTCAAGCAGATCCCCGCAGAGCGCACCACGAAACGTAAGGGCTACCGGCAGGTCGGCATTCGGGTGCGGCTCGACAAACGGCGCACCGCTCGGCAGCGCGTGAAACGCGTGCTCGCAACCCGGGGGCGAATGGACGACCCCGACCTACCGACCAACACCGAAGGAACGGGCCGTTACCCGTTCCACACCGATGACCTCACGTACCGGCACGTGATTCCCGACCTCCGCAACGAATCCAATGCGGTCGTCATCTGTATCATGGACACGTCCGGATCGATGGACACCATGAAGAAGTACCTCGCCCGAAGCTACTTCTTCTTGCTCTTCAACTTCATCGCCACCAAGTACCTCTCGGTCGAGCTCGTCTTCGTCGCTCATCATACGGAAGCTCGCGAAGTGACAGAAGATGAGTTCTTCCACAAAGCCGAGTCCGGCGGCACCTTCATATCCTCCGGGTATCAGAAGGCGCTCGACATCATCGACGAGCGCTATCATCCGTCGCTCTGGAACATCTACGCGTTCCACTGCTCCGACGGCGACAACTTCGACTCCGACAATTCCGCCGCGATGCGCTGTGCCAAGCAGCTCGCGGACGTATCCAATTTGTTCGGCTACGGCGAGATCAAACCGCTCGGCTCCCGCTACTACGAGAGCTCGATGCTGAGTCTGTTCCGCCGACTCGACGCCGACAACTTCCAGACGGTGGTGATCGAGAAGAAGGAAGACATTTGGCCGGCGTTCCGCTCCTTCCTATCGAAGGATCGCGCCGGGCTCATCACCGAGAAGGCCCCCGAAGAGGCGGCCGAGGTCTGA
- a CDS encoding SpoVR family protein, translated as MVPNYSIDDLEGWDERIREKVEEFGLDPYPQEFEICDHNDMLGYMTYSGMPSHYPHWSYGKSFEKTKTMYDHGVSGLPYEMVINSNPSLGYLMRDNTLCLQILTIAHVYGHNDFFKNNFNFTAVTRADSTLSMFKAHAQRVRSYVEDPSIGPDAVERILDAAHSLSMQLRRNRAVKRLSEAEEKQRLWEDAQPQPDPYRRIHRTPDYEAPDLRKTPASPEEDVLAFIRDYNPYLTEWERDLLTIVHEEACYFLPQIETKIMNEGWASYWHREIMNSLDLPQELHLEFLVRHNQVVRPHPGSLNPYHLGLRVWDEIEGREAPSPPEEREDAGPPPAGDRSAMFAVREVDRDVSFLRRFLNEKVMTDLDLFEYEKQDDKLVVSKVSNEDHWREIKATLLRGVGMGSTPIIRITDADFGDQRTLYLVHEHEGRDLELGYAEKTLMHLHELWGRETALETYVNEKRTILKYDDDGFKAEAAS; from the coding sequence ATCGTGCCGAACTACTCCATCGACGACCTCGAGGGCTGGGACGAACGGATCCGTGAGAAGGTGGAGGAGTTCGGGCTCGACCCCTACCCGCAGGAATTCGAGATCTGCGACCACAACGACATGCTCGGCTACATGACGTATTCGGGTATGCCATCCCACTATCCGCACTGGTCGTACGGCAAGAGCTTCGAGAAGACCAAGACCATGTATGACCATGGCGTCTCCGGCCTGCCCTACGAGATGGTCATCAACTCCAACCCGTCGCTCGGCTACCTCATGCGAGACAACACGCTGTGCCTACAGATCCTCACGATCGCGCATGTGTACGGCCACAACGACTTCTTCAAGAACAACTTCAACTTCACTGCAGTCACCCGTGCCGATTCGACACTCTCGATGTTCAAGGCGCACGCGCAGCGCGTGCGATCCTACGTCGAAGATCCGTCGATCGGGCCCGATGCGGTCGAGAGAATCCTCGACGCGGCGCACTCGCTCTCCATGCAGCTGCGACGAAACCGCGCGGTCAAACGCCTCTCCGAGGCAGAAGAGAAGCAGCGACTCTGGGAGGATGCCCAGCCGCAGCCGGACCCCTACCGCAGGATCCACCGAACGCCGGACTACGAGGCTCCGGACTTGCGGAAGACACCCGCCTCACCCGAGGAGGACGTGCTCGCGTTCATTCGCGACTACAACCCCTACCTGACCGAGTGGGAACGCGACCTTCTCACCATCGTCCATGAGGAAGCGTGTTACTTCCTGCCCCAGATCGAGACGAAGATCATGAACGAGGGCTGGGCCTCCTACTGGCACCGCGAGATTATGAACTCGTTGGATCTCCCGCAGGAGCTTCACCTGGAGTTCCTCGTGCGGCACAACCAGGTCGTCCGCCCGCACCCCGGGAGTCTCAACCCATACCACCTCGGCCTACGCGTCTGGGACGAGATCGAAGGACGAGAAGCGCCGTCACCGCCCGAGGAGCGTGAGGACGCAGGGCCACCGCCCGCCGGCGACCGCAGCGCCATGTTCGCGGTGCGCGAGGTCGATCGCGACGTGAGCTTTCTGCGACGATTCCTCAACGAGAAGGTGATGACCGATCTCGACTTGTTCGAGTACGAGAAGCAGGACGACAAGCTCGTCGTGAGCAAGGTTTCCAACGAGGATCATTGGCGCGAGATCAAGGCGACCCTGCTGCGGGGCGTCGGCATGGGGAGCACGCCGATCATCCGAATCACAGATGCCGACTTTGGCGACCAACGCACGCTGTACCTCGTGCATGAACACGAGGGCCGCGACCTCGAACTCGGATACGCCGAAAAGACGCTCATGCACCTGCACGAACTCTGGGGCCGCGAGACCGCCCTCGAGACCTACGTCAACGAAAAGCGCACGATCCTGAAGTACGACGACGACGGCTTCAAGGCCGAGGCGGCTTCGTAG
- a CDS encoding molybdopterin molybdotransferase MoeA produces the protein MISIREALELVLAEVRPLGAESIPLSEADGRILAEDVRAPSDVPSFANSQMDGFGVHSQDLADAREDAPARLRVVATIAAGSPLEGVVEGGTAVRIMTGAPIPAGVDAVVPIEEAQTEGEVVVLNASCPAGRFVRGAGEDIRSGETVLQRGRALRPADAGLLASMGCAQVSVSKRPRVAILGTGDELVPLGEPLGPGQIHDSNAYTLASAVREVGGTPERLGIIRDDRASLHAALEEASRCDAVLSTGGVSVGDFDHVKDVMDEIGLQRRFWRVAQKPGKPITFATGKGCLYFGLPGNPVSATVCFALYVAPALRAALGCPDVYAPAVRVTVGEAMRTAGHLTELVRCTLRPEGLGLVARRTGSQSSGVLRSLSLADGLLISPPGHAAFAVGDQATALQIRSGIDLAAAHVFD, from the coding sequence ATGATCTCGATTCGCGAAGCTCTGGAACTGGTTTTGGCCGAGGTGAGACCCCTGGGAGCGGAGTCGATCCCGCTTTCGGAGGCGGACGGGCGAATCCTCGCGGAGGATGTCCGGGCCCCCTCCGATGTGCCGAGCTTCGCCAACTCGCAGATGGACGGCTTCGGCGTCCACTCGCAGGACCTGGCGGATGCCAGGGAGGATGCCCCGGCGCGCCTTCGGGTGGTTGCGACGATCGCGGCAGGGAGCCCGCTCGAGGGAGTGGTCGAGGGTGGGACGGCCGTGCGCATCATGACGGGGGCTCCGATCCCCGCCGGGGTCGACGCCGTGGTGCCGATCGAGGAGGCGCAGACCGAAGGCGAGGTCGTCGTGCTGAACGCGTCCTGCCCGGCCGGCCGCTTCGTTCGTGGGGCGGGGGAGGACATCCGCTCCGGTGAGACCGTGCTCCAGCGAGGCCGCGCTCTGCGGCCGGCAGACGCCGGGCTCCTGGCCTCGATGGGCTGCGCGCAAGTCTCGGTGTCGAAACGCCCGCGGGTCGCCATCCTTGGAACCGGAGACGAGCTGGTGCCGCTCGGCGAGCCGCTCGGGCCCGGGCAGATCCACGACTCGAACGCCTACACGCTCGCATCCGCGGTCCGCGAGGTCGGTGGGACGCCGGAGCGCCTCGGAATCATTCGGGACGATCGCGCGTCTCTGCACGCGGCCCTCGAAGAGGCCTCGCGCTGCGACGCGGTGCTCTCGACCGGAGGCGTTTCCGTTGGCGACTTCGACCACGTGAAGGATGTGATGGACGAGATCGGGCTGCAGCGGCGGTTCTGGCGCGTAGCGCAAAAGCCGGGCAAGCCGATCACGTTCGCCACAGGGAAGGGGTGCCTCTACTTCGGCCTGCCCGGGAATCCAGTATCCGCGACGGTTTGCTTCGCGCTGTACGTCGCGCCGGCGCTTCGCGCGGCGCTAGGGTGCCCGGACGTCTACGCGCCGGCGGTCCGTGTGACGGTGGGTGAGGCGATGCGCACGGCAGGTCACCTCACCGAACTCGTTCGGTGCACGCTTCGTCCAGAGGGGCTAGGGCTCGTCGCTCGCCGCACGGGCTCGCAGAGTTCAGGGGTGCTGCGTTCCCTCTCGCTCGCCGACGGCCTTCTGATCAGCCCGCCCGGCCATGCCGCGTTCGCCGTCGGCGATCAAGCTACTGCATTGCAGATTCGCTCGGGCATCGATCTGGCGGCGGCCCACGTGTTCGACTGA
- a CDS encoding ATP-binding protein, with product MKKAVSDFLKLQWLNVLESIDEAMIVVDQGGAVEFMNEAAAILTGHSASLAIGTAASGLLRENQWLVDLLQSHSAPTDNAVHIDGTVVDRLHHKVPVHASATLLRQEDGTRVGTLLTLQDLTHQRELEARAREVDRLGELETLVAGLAHEIRNPLSGMRGAAQLLSGEPGAGERVTECTAIMVEEIDRLEGLMSQLLELSGPPRALQVSVNIHKLLDHVVTIEAAGGTDKARFTRRFDPSLPPVLGNPARLTQVLLNLIRNAGEATAASGSITLTTRMETTYRVAGAGHRGRFLAIEISDEGPGISEADLDRIFSPFFTTKSRGTGLGLAISQRIVSEHGGVLRARSTVGHGATFTLTLPVDPGTNHGE from the coding sequence ATGAAGAAGGCAGTTTCAGATTTTCTCAAGCTCCAATGGCTCAACGTTCTCGAAAGCATCGATGAGGCGATGATCGTGGTGGACCAGGGCGGAGCGGTGGAGTTCATGAACGAGGCGGCGGCGATCCTCACCGGACACTCCGCGAGCCTCGCGATCGGGACCGCTGCGTCCGGCCTCCTGCGCGAAAACCAATGGCTGGTCGACCTCCTGCAAAGCCATAGCGCGCCCACCGACAACGCCGTCCACATCGACGGAACCGTAGTCGACCGGCTCCATCACAAGGTACCCGTCCACGCCTCGGCAACGCTCCTGCGTCAGGAGGACGGCACCCGGGTCGGAACCCTCCTTACGCTGCAAGACCTGACGCACCAACGGGAACTCGAGGCCCGGGCCCGCGAGGTCGACCGGCTCGGTGAGCTGGAGACCCTCGTCGCGGGTCTCGCACACGAGATCCGGAATCCGCTCTCCGGGATGCGGGGAGCGGCGCAGCTGCTCTCCGGCGAGCCGGGTGCCGGCGAGCGGGTTACGGAGTGCACGGCGATCATGGTCGAAGAGATCGACCGACTGGAAGGACTCATGTCCCAGCTCTTGGAGCTCTCAGGCCCGCCACGCGCCCTGCAGGTTTCCGTAAACATCCACAAGCTCCTCGACCACGTGGTCACCATTGAAGCCGCGGGCGGGACTGACAAGGCGCGCTTCACCCGCCGGTTCGACCCCAGCCTTCCCCCCGTACTCGGCAACCCGGCACGGCTCACCCAGGTCCTTCTCAATCTCATCAGGAATGCCGGCGAAGCCACCGCGGCGTCAGGCAGCATCACGCTCACGACCCGGATGGAAACGACCTACCGCGTCGCGGGGGCCGGCCACCGCGGCCGGTTCCTCGCGATCGAAATCTCCGACGAGGGCCCCGGTATTTCCGAGGCCGACCTCGATCGGATCTTCTCACCGTTCTTCACGACCAAAAGCCGCGGGACCGGCCTCGGCCTCGCGATCAGCCAACGCATCGTCAGTGAACACGGCGGTGTCCTCCGAGCACGAAGCACGGTGGGACACGGCGCAACGTTCACGTTGACGCTGCCGGTAGACCCAGGAACAAACCATGGAGAATAA